In Mycetocola spongiae, the genomic stretch CTCGGGGCGCGGGCCTTCAGCCCGGGCCAAACCTATGTGGCACTGAGCCGGCTCACGAGTATCGACGGCCTCTATCTGAGCCGCCCCCTGCGCCCGAGCGATGTGATCGTGGATGCCGATGTGGCGCGCTTCATGAGCGGCCGGGAGAGCGTGAACCCGGAGCCGGCGGCGGGGGCGCGCCCCACGCCGCGCGCCGAAAACTAAAACGGCCCCGGATCGCTCCGGGGCCGTCCTGAGGGTGCCGGGCTAGGCCGCGGCGGCCGCCTTGGCGGTGCCGAGGTCCACAAAAAGCTCGGTGTTGTACTTATAGGCCAGGACTACCTCGGCGATAACGCGCTCGCGCTCCTCCTCGGTCCAGTCCACGCCGTCAAGCAGCTCGCGATAGGCATCCTTAAACGCGGCGATATCCTCGATCTTGGGGAAGGCGTAGAACTCCACGCCCGCATCGGTGAGCTCAAACTGACGCTTCATCAGGCGAGCGATCATCTGGCCGCCCGAGAGGTCGCCGAGATAGCGGGTGTAGTGGTGGGCGATGAAGCCGCCGGCCCAGCTCGGGCCCACCTCGTTGATGCGGGCAACATACTCAACCGTGGTGGGCAGCGGCGCGATCTGCTCGCGCCAGTTCTCGCCGATCAGGTGCTCGAGGTCGGCGCGCAGGGCGTCCAGGCGCAGCAGCGAGTCAAAAACAAAGGGGCCGGCAACGGCATCGCCGCGCTGGGCCTCACCCGCGGCCTCGAGGGCCTCGTAGATGAAATAGTGCTGTGCCGATAGCGCAACATAGTCCTCGCGCGTGCCGCGGCCGCGCATGAGGTCGGTCATAAAATCGGCGCCCTCGCTCGAGGAGTGGTCCATGCGGGTGCGCTCGCGGACGAGGGTGGAGAACGGCGTCTCGGTGGTCATAATGTCTCCGGATCGGAAGGAATTGCGGGAAATTGGGGGAGGGTTTAGGCGTGCGGGCGCGGGGTCACGCCGAGGATTTCACAGGCCCGATCGTAGAGCACCACAACCTCGCGCCGGATTTCGGGGCGCTCGGTGATGGGGTCCGTCCACGGTACGCGCAGCTCGCGGGCCTCGGTATTAACCGTGATGGTCCACACCCCGCCGTCGCCGTCCAGGTCGGTCATGACGGAGGCGGTGGCCGCGGTATCGCCGAAGGCGCGCGCGATAAGCAGATTATCGTCGTTATGGTCGTCATTCATGTGGTGCAGCACGCCGGCTACAACATCGGGGGCGAAGATAAATGCGCTCATGGGCGGGATAAACTCCTAGGGAAGTGAGGGTTGCCTTACTGAGCATATCGCGATTTTCCCGACAGTGTGTAGGGAAGATTCCCAGGAGTAAAATTTGCGGGCCGGTCGGGCGCGGGATGCCGCCGTGTCGCACCGGTATTGCCCCAAAATTCGGCCGTGCCGGGTCCTAGGAAATTTCGGGCACGGCCGGATCGGCCGCGGGGGCCGGCCACTTCGCCGCGGGAGGCTGCCACGCATCCACGCGGTCCAGGAGTGACTCGATATCGGCATCCACGATCAGCGCCTCCCGATAGCGCGCCGCGATAAAGCCCGTGGACACCATGGCGTCGATCGCCGCGAGCAGCGGATCCCAGAAGCCGTCCACGTTGAAGAGCGCAACCGGCTTATGGTGCAGGCCCAGCTGCTGCCACGTCCACACCTCAAAGAGCTCCTCGAGGGTGCCCGAGCCGCCCGGGAACGCGATAAACGCCCCGGCGAGTGCGGCCATGCGGGCCTTACGCTCGTGCATATCCGCGACGATCTCGAGCTCGGTGAGCCCGGTATGGGCGATCTCGCCGTCCACAAGCGAGCGCGGCATCACCCCGGTCACACGGCCGCCGGCGGCCAGGGTGGTATCGGCCACGACCCCCATCAGGCCCACCTTGCCACCGCCATAAACCACGCCCAGACCGCGGGCGATGATTGCCCGCACGGCCAGGGCCGTGGCCTCAGCAAAGACGGGCGAGGAGCCGGGGGCGGAGCCGGTATAGATGGCGACGGTAAACGGGGAGAGTGCGGGAGACATGGCCCCCATCGTAGCGCGCCGGGCCCGGGGAGTCCCGGCGTCATCCGGGGTCATGAACCGCCGTATCCGCTGCCGCCCGGGCGCGGCTGTTAGTCTAAAAGGCTCGAAGGTCTCGGGCGAAAACCAAGGGGGTTCGTGATGGAAGACTATCTGGCACTTAATCGCGCCAACTGGGACGAGCGCGCCCCGTTGCACGCCGCATCGCCCGGCTATGCACTGGATCAGTTCCGCCGCGATCCGCGGTTCCTGAGCAACGTGGTGCGTTATGACCTGCCGCGCCTGGGCGAGATCGCGGGCCTGCGCGGCGTGCACCTGCAGTGCCATATCGGCACCGATACCATCTCGCTGGCCCGGCTCGGCGCGCGCATGACGGGCCTGGACTTCTCCACCGCCTCGCTCGCGGAGGCCCGCGACCTGGCCACCGAAACCGGGGCCGACGTGCGCTTTGTGGCCGCCGATGTGCAGGGGGCCGTGGAGGCCCTGGGCGAGGAACAATTCGATTTTGTTTATACCGGTATCGGCGCGCTGTGCTGGCTCCCGAGCATTGAACGCTGGGCGGAGACCGTCGCGCGGCTGCTGCGCCCGGGCGGCCGCCTATTCATCCGCGAGGGGCATCCGGTGCTCTGGGCACTCGACGATGAGCGCACGGATGTGCTCGCGCTGACCCGCCCGTATTTTGAGCAGGACGACCCGATGATCTGGGACGAGCCCGGCACCTA encodes the following:
- a CDS encoding biliverdin-producing heme oxygenase; the encoded protein is MTTETPFSTLVRERTRMDHSSSEGADFMTDLMRGRGTREDYVALSAQHYFIYEALEAAGEAQRGDAVAGPFVFDSLLRLDALRADLEHLIGENWREQIAPLPTTVEYVARINEVGPSWAGGFIAHHYTRYLGDLSGGQMIARLMKRQFELTDAGVEFYAFPKIEDIAAFKDAYRELLDGVDWTEEERERVIAEVVLAYKYNTELFVDLGTAKAAAAA
- a CDS encoding DUF2470 domain-containing protein, with the translated sequence MSAFIFAPDVVAGVLHHMNDDHNDDNLLIARAFGDTAATASVMTDLDGDGGVWTITVNTEARELRVPWTDPITERPEIRREVVVLYDRACEILGVTPRPHA
- a CDS encoding LOG family protein is translated as MSPALSPFTVAIYTGSAPGSSPVFAEATALAVRAIIARGLGVVYGGGKVGLMGVVADTTLAAGGRVTGVMPRSLVDGEIAHTGLTELEIVADMHERKARMAALAGAFIAFPGGSGTLEELFEVWTWQQLGLHHKPVALFNVDGFWDPLLAAIDAMVSTGFIAARYREALIVDADIESLLDRVDAWQPPAAKWPAPAADPAVPEIS
- a CDS encoding class I SAM-dependent methyltransferase; translation: MEDYLALNRANWDERAPLHAASPGYALDQFRRDPRFLSNVVRYDLPRLGEIAGLRGVHLQCHIGTDTISLARLGARMTGLDFSTASLAEARDLATETGADVRFVAADVQGAVEALGEEQFDFVYTGIGALCWLPSIERWAETVARLLRPGGRLFIREGHPVLWALDDERTDVLALTRPYFEQDDPMIWDEPGTYVDTDTPIVSSRSADWNHGIGEILTALLGQGLELTEFIEHVSVPWEALPGQMRRGELDEWYLNQDPAPFPLSYTLQAIKRPKTA